The Bdellovibrionales bacterium genome includes a region encoding these proteins:
- the rsmG gene encoding 16S rRNA (guanine(527)-N(7))-methyltransferase RsmG — MKKSPTATEKRGKFAKTRGPRGRHRQPEKIYDFIEADNRIFDIFSHHGFRDFPHDKRQDLTRFYRLLMEHQQKNNVTRLLSLRDVAIKHFIDSLIVTQFVNLTFPLLDMGTGPGFPGIPLKILFPEKPIILAEGVEKRVQFLKKVREDLGLKDLQVIGRNITPEFAYPVAGVITRAVSDISETLLNVSNCLQPGGAIYLMKGPSVDTEIEKAHKRWGELFRLEKDVAYELPSTPHRRRLLVYRKLKSSQDKSF; from the coding sequence ATGAAAAAATCTCCCACTGCCACTGAAAAACGCGGCAAATTTGCAAAAACTCGGGGTCCACGTGGCCGCCATCGCCAGCCCGAAAAGATCTATGATTTTATCGAGGCCGACAACCGCATCTTTGATATTTTTAGCCACCACGGATTTCGGGATTTCCCGCACGATAAACGTCAAGACCTCACTCGATTCTATCGCCTTCTTATGGAGCACCAGCAAAAAAACAACGTCACCCGTCTCCTTTCCCTGCGCGATGTGGCCATCAAACATTTTATTGATTCTTTGATTGTCACTCAATTCGTCAACTTGACTTTTCCTCTTCTGGATATGGGAACTGGCCCCGGTTTTCCTGGCATTCCGTTGAAGATTCTATTTCCTGAAAAGCCCATCATCTTAGCCGAAGGTGTTGAAAAGCGTGTCCAATTCCTCAAGAAAGTGAGAGAAGATCTGGGCCTCAAAGATCTTCAGGTCATAGGGCGAAATATCACCCCTGAATTTGCCTATCCTGTGGCAGGCGTTATTACGCGGGCGGTTTCTGATATCAGCGAGACCCTGTTGAACGTCTCAAATTGCCTTCAGCCCGGCGGGGCCATCTACCTGATGAAGGGCCCAAGTGTCGACACCGAAATTGAGAAAGCCCATAAGCGATGGGGCGAGCTCTTTCGCCTGGAAAAAGACGTGGCCTACGAGCTTCCCTCGACTCCCCACCGCCGGCGGCTGCTTGTTTACCGCAAATTGAAATCCTCGCAGGACAAATCATTTTGA
- a CDS encoding DNA starvation/stationary phase protection protein — protein MKIDIGIPENDRKAIAQGLSKLLADSYTLYLKTHNYHWNVTGPMFQTLHLMFETQYDELALAVDMIAERIRSLGEKAPGSYTEFQKLSSIKDETGSPEAREMIAKLVEGHEAVIRTSRSIFPQAEKAHDEATCDLLTQRIQIHEKTAWMLRSLLEG, from the coding sequence ATGAAAATTGATATCGGAATTCCCGAAAATGATCGTAAAGCCATTGCTCAAGGCCTATCGAAACTTCTGGCAGATAGCTATACCTTGTACTTGAAGACTCACAACTATCACTGGAATGTCACGGGTCCTATGTTTCAAACTTTGCATTTGATGTTTGAAACTCAGTACGATGAGTTGGCTTTAGCGGTAGACATGATTGCCGAAAGGATTCGCTCTCTTGGCGAAAAGGCTCCAGGCAGTTACACTGAATTTCAAAAATTGTCTTCGATCAAAGACGAAACAGGTAGCCCCGAGGCTCGCGAAATGATTGCGAAGCTCGTTGAAGGGCATGAGGCCGTCATTCGCACTTCACGCTCCATTTTTCCTCAGGCCGAAAAGGCTCACGACGAGGCCACTTGTGATCTGCTCACTCAGCGCATTCAGATTCACGAGAAAACAGCTTGGATGTTACGAAGCCTTCTTGAAGGCTAG
- a CDS encoding paraslipin: MSIDSLIFVVLLGIIFLFVLSALIRSIQLVPAQSEYIVERFGRYHATIKGGFHVLFPFVDRVAYYQDLKEHTMEVPPQRCFTKDEIQVEVDGVIYLRVMDSAKASYGITDFRFAAVQLAQTTTRAVIGTLDLDRTFEEREAISGKVVGVLDQAASKWGIHILRFEIKNLIPPESVRQSMEKQVTAERNRRAIVEKSVGAKQSLINTSEGQMTEMINRSEGEMQKRINEAQGRAQEILSIGVATAESITKVAQSLTSHGGKNAMKLELGQKYVSTLGQLKTGSRVILSGNLMNMNEILEAMELDL, translated from the coding sequence ATGTCAATTGATTCACTGATTTTTGTCGTTCTTTTGGGAATCATATTTCTTTTTGTCCTGAGCGCATTGATTCGTTCCATTCAACTTGTGCCTGCCCAGTCCGAGTATATCGTCGAAAGATTTGGACGCTATCATGCGACGATTAAAGGCGGCTTTCACGTGCTTTTTCCTTTTGTAGACCGTGTGGCCTATTATCAGGATTTGAAAGAACACACGATGGAAGTTCCTCCTCAGAGGTGCTTTACGAAAGATGAAATTCAGGTTGAGGTGGACGGGGTCATTTATTTGAGAGTCATGGATTCGGCTAAAGCGAGTTATGGCATCACTGATTTTCGGTTTGCAGCTGTTCAGTTGGCACAGACGACCACTCGGGCTGTGATAGGAACTTTAGATTTGGATCGAACTTTTGAGGAAAGAGAAGCCATCAGCGGCAAGGTCGTTGGCGTTCTCGATCAAGCGGCCTCGAAATGGGGAATTCATATTTTACGATTTGAAATTAAAAATCTGATTCCGCCAGAGTCCGTTCGGCAATCCATGGAAAAGCAAGTGACAGCCGAAAGAAATCGTCGCGCTATCGTCGAAAAAAGCGTGGGAGCAAAGCAGTCTTTGATTAATACATCCGAAGGACAAATGACTGAAATGATCAATAGATCCGAGGGTGAGATGCAGAAGCGCATCAACGAGGCTCAGGGTCGCGCACAGGAGATACTTTCCATTGGAGTTGCCACTGCCGAATCTATCACCAAGGTGGCCCAATCCCTGACAAGCCATGGCGGAAAAAACGCCATGAAATTAGAGCTGGGTCAAAAATATGTGAGTACGCTGGGGCAGCTCAAGACGGGAAGTCGGGTTATTTTGTCAGGCAACCTCATGAATATGAATGAAATATTGGAAGCGATGGAGCTTGATTTGTAA
- a CDS encoding RNA methyltransferase → MKVISSKANSRYRYWKDLLAGPDLKKSSDFLIMGRKLVPEFLNRHPECISEILLTSPEQREMLPIASPSTLCLLEKDLFRQIDIFSTQFPILVARQTDIPKWDPSLPPQGLEVFSALGDPSNLGALLRCCEAFKVGKVILLQESTHPFHPKTVRSSAGSCFRIKLEWGPSIQQDLGDFFALDHSGRPLTEFRWPQSGRLLFGEEGNGLPPNKRGSLCLKIPISEDLESLNAVSAASIALFHYRLQHPLD, encoded by the coding sequence TTGAAAGTGATTTCGAGTAAAGCCAACAGTCGCTATCGCTATTGGAAAGATCTTCTCGCGGGTCCAGATCTGAAAAAATCATCTGACTTCCTCATCATGGGGCGAAAACTTGTTCCAGAATTTTTGAATCGCCACCCCGAGTGCATCAGTGAGATCCTTTTGACTTCTCCTGAACAGAGAGAAATGCTGCCGATTGCGTCACCGTCTACTCTCTGTCTCCTCGAGAAAGATCTGTTTCGGCAAATTGACATCTTTTCTACGCAATTTCCGATTTTAGTGGCCCGACAAACTGATATTCCCAAATGGGACCCCAGCCTGCCCCCGCAAGGCCTTGAGGTTTTCTCTGCCCTGGGAGACCCTTCTAATTTGGGAGCCCTCCTTCGTTGCTGCGAGGCCTTTAAAGTGGGGAAAGTGATTCTTCTTCAAGAATCCACTCACCCGTTTCACCCCAAGACTGTGCGCTCATCGGCGGGAAGTTGCTTCCGAATAAAACTAGAATGGGGCCCCTCGATCCAACAAGACCTCGGAGATTTTTTTGCCCTCGATCACTCGGGTCGACCCCTCACAGAATTTAGATGGCCCCAGTCGGGCCGATTGCTCTTCGGAGAAGAAGGAAATGGGCTTCCTCCCAATAAAAGAGGCTCATTGTGTCTCAAAATTCCAATATCTGAAGATCTTGAATCACTCAATGCTGTGAGTGCGGCAAGCATCGCGCTCTTCCATTATCGCTTGCAGCACCCGTTGGACTAG
- a CDS encoding NfeD family protein: MQSGLGSLAMLDSMLQFWLIFGAILVFGELILPGLVSVFVGLGALSVAVLLYLNWIDSIPAQLATWFVSSTIYIFTIRILVVRFYPSDTEKQNIDEDQAMMGRTVDVIESISSARPGRVRFGESTWTAILKSEGEIRVGEKAVVVGRDNISWIVKKIGNNEEI; the protein is encoded by the coding sequence ATGCAAAGCGGTCTAGGGTCTCTTGCTATGTTGGATTCTATGCTTCAGTTTTGGCTCATTTTCGGGGCCATCTTAGTTTTTGGCGAATTGATCTTGCCCGGTCTCGTTTCTGTTTTTGTGGGTCTGGGGGCCTTGAGTGTTGCGGTATTGTTGTATCTGAATTGGATTGACAGCATTCCTGCGCAACTGGCGACTTGGTTTGTGAGTTCCACCATTTACATCTTTACGATCCGTATTCTGGTTGTGCGCTTCTATCCTAGCGACACAGAAAAGCAAAACATCGATGAGGACCAAGCTATGATGGGCCGAACGGTCGACGTGATTGAGTCTATTTCTTCGGCTCGTCCTGGTCGTGTTCGCTTCGGAGAATCGACTTGGACGGCCATTCTGAAGAGTGAAGGCGAAATCAGAGTGGGTGAAAAGGCTGTTGTTGTGGGTCGTGACAACATTTCATGGATTGTTAAGAAGATTGGTAACAACGAGGAGATCTAG
- a CDS encoding radical SAM protein has protein sequence MRDLIPPLAKYGTLQMIKVHGIIGPMSDSTKSLNNPSGNKSIVLINSQQEGKSFSAEELMARELNSWQGWLCAASVENLCVTHDGNIFGAVCREGGFLGNVFESFVDLSTEFILCKKKWCMCGTDMALRKFRSPEHRQLAYLDPVKELDEAPLEALAVQPIYQSQCIPKQVTWEISRRCNYSCSYCPPSSSNNYEAHRSWGSLKQGVQNIFRAFVKDDQCKFHFSGGEPTINPSFVDLLKWIKDRPPENKPGSHHYCHVTTNGSRQPEYYEELISYTQIGISVHFEFADQEKLLETIQAIVEKKKASADLRWQWFGVRLMVPPGYGPQAEKLTEKIYEIPDFRNYGQLNISPIIRFAPNYEGHLADYEDSEKTLFEIHG, from the coding sequence ATGAGAGACTTAATTCCACCCCTTGCCAAATATGGCACTTTACAAATGATCAAAGTACATGGAATTATCGGCCCCATGAGTGACAGCACAAAAAGCCTCAACAATCCTTCTGGCAATAAATCTATTGTTTTGATCAATTCCCAGCAAGAGGGAAAGAGCTTTTCGGCCGAAGAGCTGATGGCTCGCGAGCTCAACTCGTGGCAAGGCTGGCTCTGCGCTGCAAGTGTTGAAAACCTTTGTGTCACTCACGATGGAAATATCTTTGGCGCGGTGTGCAGAGAGGGCGGTTTTCTTGGAAACGTCTTTGAGAGTTTTGTCGATTTATCTACCGAATTCATTCTTTGCAAGAAAAAATGGTGTATGTGCGGGACTGATATGGCTCTCAGAAAATTCCGTTCTCCAGAGCACCGTCAATTGGCCTACCTCGACCCTGTTAAAGAGCTGGATGAGGCCCCACTCGAAGCTTTGGCGGTTCAACCAATTTATCAGAGCCAATGCATTCCAAAACAAGTCACTTGGGAAATCAGCCGTCGCTGCAATTACAGTTGCAGCTACTGTCCGCCTTCGTCCAGCAACAACTATGAAGCTCACCGCAGCTGGGGTTCGCTCAAACAGGGAGTTCAAAATATCTTTCGTGCCTTTGTGAAAGATGATCAGTGTAAATTTCATTTTAGTGGTGGAGAACCCACAATCAACCCCTCATTTGTGGACCTCCTCAAATGGATTAAAGATCGTCCGCCAGAAAACAAACCGGGGTCTCACCATTATTGTCATGTTACAACCAACGGGAGCAGACAACCTGAGTACTACGAAGAGCTCATTTCATATACTCAGATTGGTATTAGCGTTCATTTTGAATTTGCCGACCAAGAAAAACTCCTCGAAACAATTCAAGCAATAGTTGAAAAGAAAAAGGCCTCGGCAGATTTACGTTGGCAGTGGTTCGGGGTTCGTCTGATGGTTCCTCCTGGATACGGACCTCAGGCTGAGAAACTCACAGAAAAAATCTATGAGATACCGGATTTCCGAAATTATGGCCAACTCAATATTTCTCCGATCATCCGCTTTGCCCCAAATTATGAGGGGCATCTAGCGGATTACGAAGATTCTGAAAAGACCCTTTTTGAAATTCATGGATGA
- a CDS encoding matrixin family metalloprotease, with the protein MEPRNSINGLKQKPKISRFMRLGSEIIFSSVVLFFGCASQTDQNSTPPPAQTNEDEVVEEQDPQSETRLITLPLEVYLYDFAGEPDYSSTLDEEEVADLVAKANEIYSQAEIEFNVVSIVKKTISAAMFDIVQPEDTTSTKQKFLKIVPPYDANKIVWRTGIVRKMPIPAGGLYIAKLAFFAEQNKDGEFHHTIFAHELGHSFGLDHTEIPGNLMTPGNAAVALKLNSEQIEIMRAQALIGPK; encoded by the coding sequence ATGGAACCAAGAAATTCAATTAACGGACTTAAGCAGAAACCAAAGATATCAAGATTTATGCGGCTCGGAAGCGAAATAATTTTCTCTTCAGTTGTGCTTTTTTTTGGCTGCGCCTCGCAAACCGACCAAAATTCAACGCCTCCTCCAGCCCAGACAAACGAGGACGAAGTTGTCGAAGAACAAGATCCGCAATCAGAAACAAGACTCATTACCTTGCCCCTCGAAGTTTACCTTTATGATTTCGCAGGGGAGCCCGACTACAGCAGCACCCTTGATGAGGAGGAAGTCGCAGATTTGGTTGCGAAGGCGAATGAAATATATTCCCAAGCTGAAATTGAATTTAATGTTGTTTCAATCGTAAAAAAGACGATCTCAGCGGCGATGTTCGACATTGTTCAACCAGAGGACACTACTTCTACCAAACAGAAATTTTTAAAAATAGTACCTCCTTACGATGCGAATAAAATCGTTTGGAGAACAGGAATTGTCAGGAAAATGCCCATCCCTGCCGGAGGTCTTTATATTGCAAAACTAGCTTTCTTTGCCGAACAAAATAAGGACGGCGAGTTTCACCATACGATTTTTGCACACGAATTGGGTCATTCCTTTGGACTTGATCACACAGAGATTCCGGGCAATCTTATGACCCCAGGAAACGCCGCTGTGGCCCTCAAGCTTAATTCTGAACAAATTGAAATAATGCGAGCACAGGCTCTGATCGGACCAAAATGA
- a CDS encoding paraslipin, whose amino-acid sequence MLSAMSIAIIIVGFIVFKTIIIVPERENVIVERLGKFLTVLKPGLHFLIPFFDKAAYRQEVREQVVDIPPQSVITSDNIQVEIDGLLYLQVMDAKKASYGIGNYLAASINLAQTTMRSEVGKITLGGIFSEREAVNAKIISEVDRASEPWGIKVLRYEVRDISPTQHVIETLEKQMEAEREKRAEITRATAEKEKLINVSMGERQMAINLSNGAKQKRINEATGRAESIRLIADATARSLQMIGEAIEQPGGKEALKMKLVDQYIDQLGEVIAGGKVSMYPIELATLKGIVEELKNPARQSAKALEN is encoded by the coding sequence ATGCTCAGTGCGATGTCCATAGCTATCATAATAGTGGGCTTTATTGTTTTTAAGACGATCATCATTGTGCCCGAACGGGAAAATGTGATCGTTGAAAGGTTGGGCAAATTTTTAACAGTGCTAAAGCCCGGGCTTCATTTTTTGATCCCCTTTTTTGATAAGGCGGCCTACCGACAGGAGGTTCGGGAACAAGTCGTCGATATACCACCGCAAAGTGTTATCACCAGTGACAACATTCAAGTTGAAATCGACGGGCTTCTTTATTTGCAGGTGATGGATGCCAAAAAGGCGAGCTACGGAATTGGAAACTATTTGGCCGCCAGCATTAACCTCGCACAGACCACGATGAGGTCTGAAGTGGGTAAGATCACTTTGGGCGGAATTTTTTCCGAGCGAGAAGCAGTGAATGCAAAAATTATCTCTGAAGTAGACAGAGCCTCTGAGCCATGGGGAATAAAGGTTCTACGTTATGAAGTTCGCGATATTTCTCCCACTCAGCACGTGATTGAAACCCTTGAAAAGCAAATGGAAGCCGAACGAGAAAAACGAGCCGAGATCACTCGCGCCACGGCCGAAAAGGAAAAATTGATCAATGTCTCTATGGGCGAAAGACAAATGGCCATCAATCTTTCCAACGGGGCCAAACAGAAGCGTATCAACGAGGCGACGGGACGGGCTGAGTCCATTCGGCTCATTGCCGATGCAACCGCCAGAAGTTTGCAAATGATTGGCGAAGCCATCGAGCAGCCCGGTGGAAAGGAAGCCCTGAAGATGAAGTTGGTCGACCAGTACATCGATCAACTTGGCGAAGTGATAGCAGGCGGAAAAGTGTCCATGTATCCGATCGAATTAGCCACATTAAAGGGAATTGTCGAAGAGCTTAAAAATCCGGCACGCCAAAGTGCCAAGGCATTGGAGAATTAA
- the pheS gene encoding phenylalanine--tRNA ligase subunit alpha, which yields MLSEKVNSVHKEANAAFLAAKDSKELYELKVKYLGKQGQLSLLMREMGQLSPQERPVFGKWVNEAKQSLEEAYAKRELDIGQAELMAQIEKEQLDLSLPGPPVAKGGRHPVSKVINEIVGILERIGYSVRTGPMIEEDWYNFEALNIPPDHPARDMQDTFYIDDTHVLRTHTSPVQIHTMENEKPPLRILAPGSVFRCDSDISHSPNFHQIEGLLIDRKVSMAHLKGTISFFVKEFFGKDIQVRFRPSFFPFTEPSAEVDCSCPICRGKGCRMCKNSGWIEIGGSGLVNPKVLSHCKIDPEEWQGFAFGFGIERMAIIKYGIDDIRLFAENDIRFLRQFES from the coding sequence ATGCTCTCAGAAAAAGTTAATTCCGTACATAAAGAAGCGAATGCGGCATTTTTGGCTGCTAAAGATTCCAAAGAACTTTATGAGCTCAAAGTGAAATACCTGGGCAAACAGGGCCAACTCTCGCTTTTGATGCGCGAAATGGGCCAGCTTTCTCCTCAGGAAAGGCCTGTTTTTGGAAAATGGGTCAATGAGGCCAAGCAATCCCTCGAGGAGGCCTACGCAAAAAGGGAATTGGACATTGGCCAAGCAGAGCTGATGGCCCAGATCGAAAAGGAGCAGTTGGACCTCAGTTTGCCGGGCCCCCCAGTGGCTAAGGGCGGCAGACACCCGGTTTCAAAGGTGATCAATGAAATAGTTGGGATTTTGGAGAGAATTGGCTACAGCGTTCGAACCGGTCCAATGATTGAGGAGGACTGGTATAACTTCGAGGCTTTAAATATCCCACCAGATCACCCTGCCCGCGATATGCAGGACACTTTTTATATCGATGACACCCATGTTTTGAGGACCCATACAAGTCCCGTGCAGATCCATACAATGGAGAATGAGAAGCCACCCTTGAGAATTTTGGCTCCTGGTTCTGTTTTTAGGTGTGACAGTGACATTTCCCATTCCCCCAATTTTCATCAAATTGAAGGCCTCTTAATTGATCGCAAAGTATCCATGGCGCATCTAAAAGGGACGATCTCTTTTTTTGTGAAGGAATTTTTTGGCAAGGATATTCAAGTTCGATTTCGACCGAGCTTTTTTCCGTTCACGGAGCCATCGGCCGAAGTTGACTGCTCTTGTCCCATTTGCAGGGGTAAGGGGTGTCGAATGTGCAAGAACTCGGGTTGGATAGAAATTGGAGGATCGGGTTTGGTGAATCCAAAGGTCCTCAGTCATTGTAAAATTGATCCGGAAGAGTGGCAGGGCTTCGCTTTTGGGTTTGGAATAGAGAGAATGGCCATCATCAAATACGGAATCGACGATATTCGGTTGTTTGCAGAAAATGACATTCGTTTTTTGAGGCAGTTTGAATCATGA
- a CDS encoding transglutaminase domain-containing protein yields MFSLILRSLLFVTPLSSFFLTAFAAEAERTIEFKQEFKPLAHNESIELWIPIPMDLVGYQTVLSQRYSGNADQVKIESVDSVPLLHVTWIKANKPEFEITHTVRIQDQRKATPEASSLKAINKYISPTAHVQTDGIVRETASKIVGNLSDTDKKAEAIYNWIVDKSIRDPNVRGCGLGDVKSTLKANTLGGKCADLNSLFVGLARAAKIPAREVFGIRVDSSIESPSLGKTGDVSKGQHCRAEYYSEKMKAWIPVDPADIRKVILEEKLSLDDPKIESLRRKFFGYWEGNWIAFNHGRDFFVRSMDKKIPVNYLMYPLMVSKSHNPDGIDPKEVTYTLTASRKSVTTKEF; encoded by the coding sequence ATGTTTTCTTTGATACTGCGGTCACTATTGTTTGTAACACCCTTAAGCTCGTTTTTCTTGACTGCCTTTGCCGCAGAGGCAGAGAGAACGATTGAATTCAAACAAGAATTTAAGCCGCTTGCGCATAACGAATCGATCGAACTGTGGATTCCGATTCCTATGGACCTGGTCGGCTATCAGACGGTTCTTTCGCAGCGATACTCTGGAAATGCGGACCAAGTCAAAATTGAAAGTGTTGATTCTGTTCCCCTCTTGCATGTCACGTGGATCAAGGCCAACAAGCCCGAATTTGAGATCACTCACACTGTTCGCATTCAAGACCAACGCAAAGCTACACCGGAGGCTAGCTCCCTCAAAGCCATTAACAAGTATATAAGTCCCACGGCCCATGTTCAAACAGATGGAATTGTCCGGGAAACGGCATCAAAGATCGTTGGCAATCTATCAGATACGGATAAAAAGGCTGAAGCCATTTATAACTGGATTGTTGACAAATCGATCCGGGATCCAAACGTTCGTGGCTGTGGACTAGGAGATGTCAAATCAACCTTAAAGGCTAACACCTTGGGAGGAAAATGCGCAGACCTCAATTCGCTATTTGTTGGACTTGCACGAGCTGCAAAAATTCCCGCGCGCGAAGTCTTTGGAATCAGAGTTGATTCTTCCATTGAGTCTCCCTCGCTTGGAAAAACGGGCGATGTTTCAAAGGGCCAACACTGTCGAGCAGAGTACTATTCAGAAAAAATGAAGGCATGGATTCCCGTCGATCCCGCAGATATTCGAAAGGTCATCCTAGAGGAAAAATTAAGCCTCGACGATCCAAAAATTGAAAGCCTGAGACGGAAATTCTTCGGTTACTGGGAAGGAAATTGGATAGCCTTCAATCACGGACGTGATTTTTTTGTGAGATCAATGGACAAAAAAATTCCGGTTAATTATCTCATGTATCCCCTGATGGTCAGCAAGAGTCACAATCCGGACGGTATCGATCCAAAAGAGGTCACTTACACTCTAACTGCTTCGCGCAAATCAGTAACCACCAAAGAATTCTAA